The proteins below are encoded in one region of Helianthus annuus cultivar XRQ/B chromosome 2, HanXRQr2.0-SUNRISE, whole genome shotgun sequence:
- the LOC110926716 gene encoding probable 1-acyl-sn-glycerol-3-phosphate acyltransferase 5, translated as MDLKSEVNDGSKKYPLTFKRALRGLTCLIVYILTSFILLVYLGPFAAVFLRLFSIHYSRKTATFLFGLWLALWPFLFEKINKTKVVFSGETVPNKERVLLIANHKTEVDWMYLWDLALRKGCIGCIKYVLKSSLLKLPVFGWGFHLLEFISVERKWEVDEVVMRKMLLTFTDPCDPLWLAIFPEGTDFSEEKCVKSQKFAAENGLPVLKNVLLPKTRGFHACLEILRASLDAVYDVTIAYKNRCPTFLDNVFGIEPSEVHVHVRRILLEDIPSSEPECEEWLLTTFQFKDRLLSDFIANGHFENEGTEGELSTIKCSLNCTLVLAITCLLTYLNLFSSIWFNIYVGLASVYLALATTFNFHPLPVLEYVKMLSAQKKSS; from the exons ATGGATCTAAAATCAGAAGTCAACGATGGGTCAAAGAAGTACCCTTTGACTTTCAAAAGGGCACTAAGGGGTTTGACATGTTTAATAGTTTATATTTTAACTTCTTTCATACTTTTAGTTTATTTAGGACCTTTTGCTGCAGTGTTTCTTAGGCTTTTTAGCATACATTATAGTAGAAAAACAGCAACCTTCTTGTTTGGTCTTTGGTTAGCTTTATGGCCGTTTTTGTTTGAAAAGATTAACAAAACAAAGGTGGTTTTTTCGGGTGAAACGGTTCCAAATAAGGAACGCGTTCTACTTATCGCTAATCACAAAACAGAAGTTGACTGGATGTATCTTTGGGACCTTGCGCTACGAAAAGGGTGCATAGGGTGCATTAAATATGTTCTTAAAAGTAGTTTGTTGAAGTTGCCTGTTTTCGGTTGGGGGTTTCATCTTTTGGAGTTCATTTCGGTTGAAAGAAAGTGGGAAGTCGATGAAGTTGTGATGCGAAAGATGTTGTTGACTTTTACTGATCCGTGTGATCCGTTGTGGCTTGCTATTTTCCCCGAAGGAACTGATTTCTC GGAAGAAAAGTGTGTGAAAAGCCAAAAATTTGCTGCTGAAAATGGGCTGCCTGTTCTGAAGAATGTGTTGCTACCGAAAACAAGAGGTTTTCATGCTTGTTTGGAAATCTTAAGGGCCTCGCTAGATGCAG tgtatgATGTGACGATAGCATACAAGAACCGGTGTCCCACTTTCTTGGACAATGTTTTTGGTATAGAACCTTCTGaagttcatgttcatgttcgACGAATCCTTCTAGAAGACATCCCGTCTTCTGAACCCGAGTGTGAAGAATGGCTATTAACCACGTTCCAGTTTAAGGATCGATTGCTTTCGGATTTCATCGCAAATGGGCATTTTGAAAATGAAGGAACCGAAGGAGAGCTGTCGACAATCAAATGCTCGTTAAATTGCACGCTCGTGTTAGCCATCACTTGTTTATTAACATATCTTAATTTGTTCTCGTCTATTTGGTTCAATATATACGTCGGCTTAGCCAGTGTGTACCTAGCTTTAGCTACAACTTTTAACTTCCATCCGTTACCAGTTCTAGAATATGTGAAAATGTTGTCAGCTCAGAAGAAGTCAAGTTAG
- the LOC110926717 gene encoding uncharacterized protein LOC110926717 — MEFKIVFSRRKCWTELLVLQVLLVLLFFDIIQAKHHHNELQQREPVKGGEDIASHSCIHDEIIEQRRKRSGNKVYSVTPQVYQAADTEPLHRTGRALLEIPKVSGFSKNAKQPIRIYLNYDAVGHSPARDCRNIGDIVKLGEPPAASHLGTPSCNPRNDPPIFGDCWYNCTSDDIAGEDKRRRLRRALGQTADWFMRALAVERVRGNLRLSGYSACGQDGGVQLPREYVEEGVADADLVLLVTTRPTTGNTLAWAVACERDQWGRAIAGHVNVAPRHLTAEAETLLSATLIHEVMHVLGFDPHAFAHFRDERKRRRSQVTEQIMDEKLGRMVTRVVLPRVVMHSRHHYGTFSENFTGLELEDGGGRGTSGSHWEKRLLMNEIMTGSVDTRSVVSKMTLALLEDSGWYEANYSMADRLDWGHNQGTEFVTGPCNLWKGAYHCNTTQLTGCTYNREAEGYCPIVNYSGDLPSWARYFPQPNKGGQSSLADFCTYFVAYSDGSCIDTNSAREPDRMLGEVRGSNSRCMSSSLVRNGFVRGSMTQGNGCYQRRCVNNTLEVAVDGIWKVCPEAGGPIQFPGFNGELICPSYHELCSVDPISKSGQCPNSCNSNGDCVDGKCHCFIGFDGQDCSKRSCPSNCSGNGKCLKNGVCECANGYTGIDCSTAVCDEQCSLHGGVCDNGVCEFRCSDYAGYTCRNTSNLLDSLSICKDVLANDGDGQHCAPSESSILQQLEEVVVMPNYNRLYPTGARKILNIFRGRNCDKAAKRLACWISIQKCEKDGDNRLRVCHSACQAYNMACGASLDCSDQTLFSEEGEGEGEGVCTGWGEMESWF, encoded by the exons ATGGAGTTCAAGATTGTTTTTTCTAGAAGGAAATGTTGGACTGAGCTATTAGTTCTACAG GTTCTATTAGTTTTACTATTTTTCGACATCATACAAGCGAAACACCACCATAACGAATTACAACAGAGAGAGCCTGTAAAAGGCGGTGAAGATATCGCATCACATTCTTGTATCCACGATGAAATAATCGAACAAAGAAGAAAACGTTCCGGAAACAAGGTTTATTCGGTAACTCCACAAGTTTATCAAGCTGCTGATACTGAGCCTCTTCATCGCACCGGAAGGGCATTATTGGAAATCCCAAAAGTTTCGGGCTTTTCTAAAAACGCTAAACAACCCATCAGAATTTATTTGAATTATGATGCTGTGGGTCATTCGCCCGCTAGAGATTGTAGAAACATTGGTGATATAGTAAAA TTAGGTGAACCACCTGCAGCTTCTCATTTGGGTACACCTTCGTGTAATCCTCGCAATGATCCTCCGATATTTGGTGATTGTTGGTATAATTGCACTTCGGATGATATAGCTGGCGAGGATAAACGGCGTCGTCTTCGAAGG GCTTTAGGGCAGACAGCAGACTGGTTTATGAGAGCGTTGGCTGTTGAGCGTGTACGAGGAAACCTTCGGTTAAGTGGTTACTCTGCTTGTGGTCAAGACGGTGGTGTTCAACTTCCACGTGAATATGTTGAAG AGGGTGTTGCTGATGCTGATTTGGTTCTTCTGGTGACTACAAGGCCCACCACCGGCAATACTTTAGCATGGGCGGTAGCCTGTGAACGTGATCAATGGGGTCGTGCAATTGCCG GACATGTGAATGTCGCCCCTCGTCACttaacagcggaagcagaaaCGTTACTTTCGGCTACCCTCATACACGAA GTGATGCATGTTCTTGGGTTTGACCCTCACGCGTTCGCTCATTTTAGAGATGAGAGAAAAAGACGTCGAAGTCAG GTTACCGAACAGATAATGGATGAAAAGCTTGGGAGGATGGTGACACGTGTCGTGCTGCCACGCGTTGTTATGCATTCACGCCATCATTATGGG ACATTCTCCGAGAATTTCACGGGGCTGGAACTGGAAGACGGTGGGGGCCGCGGAACTTCAGGATCTCATTGGGAGAAAAGGCTTTTAATGAATGAAATTATGACGGGTTCCGTTGATACACGTTCAGTGGTTTCAAAGATGACGTTAGCTTTACTTGAAGATAGCGGTTGGTACGAGGCTAATTATAGTATGGCGGACCGTCTTGATTGGGGCCATAATCAAGGGACAGAGTTTGTTACGGGCCCTTGTAACCTTTGGAAAGGGGCTTATCATTGCAACACAACACAGCTAACGGGTTGTACATATAATCGGGAAGCCGAGGGTTATTGCCCAATTGTAAATTATAGTGGCGATCTTCCTTCGTGGGCCCGTTATTTTCCTCAACCTAATAAAG GTGGACAATCGTCATTGGCTGATTTTTGCACGTATTTTGTAGCGTATTCTGATGGTTCATGTATAGACACTAACAGTGCACGAGAGCCCGATAGAATGTTGGGTGAAGTACGCGGAAGTAACTCGAG GTGTATGTCCTCTTCATTAGTAAGAAACGGCTTTGTTAGGGGTTCTATGACCCAAGGAAACGGTTGTTATCAACGAAGATGTGTAAACAATACGTTGGAG GTTGCTGTTGATGGCATTTGGAAGGTATGCCCTGAAGCCGGTGGGCCGATCCAGTTTCCGGGCTTTAACG GTGAACTGATCTGCCCATCATATCACGAACTCTGTAGCGTTGACCCTATTTCGAAATCCGGGCAGTGCCCGAACTCATGCAACTCCAATGGCGACTGTGTTGACGGAAAATGTCACTGTTTTATTGGGTTCGATGGCCAGGATTGTAGCAAAC GGTCCTGCCCTAGCAATTGTAGTGGAAACGGGAAATGCTTAAAAAACGGTGTTTGTGAATGCGCAAACGGATACACCGGGATCGATTGCTCAACCG CTGTATGTGATGAACAATGCAGTCTTCATGGTGGAGTGTGTGATAATGGTGTGTGTGAATTCCGGTGCTCCGATTATGCAGGGTACACCTGTCGGAACACTTCGAATCTTCTTGACAGCCTGTCGATTTGTAAAGATGTTTTAGCGAACGATGGTGACGGCCAACATTGTGCACCGAGTGAATCGAGCATTTTACAACAGCTTGAGGAAGTTGTTGTCATGCCGAATTATAACCGGTTGTACCCAACGGGTGCGAGAAAAATTCTCAACATTTTTAGAGGCAGAAATTGTGATAAAGCTGCGAAACGACTAGCTTGTTGG ATATCAATACAAAAATGTGAAAAGGACGGTGACAACAGATTACGAGTGTGTCACTCAGCATGCCAAGCGTACAATATGGCGTGTGGGGCCTCGTTGGATTGTTCGGATCAAACCCTTTTCAGCGAAGAAGGTGAAGGGGAGGGGGAAGGAGTGTGCACAGGTTGGGGTGAAATGGAATCATGGTTTTGA